One Verrucomicrobiales bacterium DNA window includes the following coding sequences:
- a CDS encoding ABC transporter ATP-binding protein translates to MASTLHLSETISLYRRARIHFGPALGAFRGLIFGSVLAVLLEVLFRLLEPWPLKVIFDYVLPERPPTPAGMLSFLGSLPPSDILWVACISLVAICAGRAVAAYVATVGFAIIGNRLWARMRGRVYRNLQYLSLSFHARSRAGDLVVRVIGDIGILQDATVNALLPMIGKVLILVGMVGLMFWLHWQLALVSIALVPLFWLRTVRLTRQIRTVAQQQRQRESDMAATAAESLGGIRTIQTLSLGNTFADEFSSANEKNLKTAVKGRRLAAGLERSIDLLVGAATALVLWYGTRQVMAGSLRAGDLLLFLAYLKYAYRPIQDFAKYSARLSKASASAARVFDLLESTPEVQDRPDAIPAPPFLGHVEFDQVSFLYEDAKFVLKKVQLVIPAGRHVALVGPSGSGKSTLASLILRLYDPCSGQIRIDGVALDRFTVESLRQQISVVLQDNLLFATSVRENIALGCAGVSDEAIEEAAKLARADEFIRALPAGYDTVIGERGVTLSHGQRQRIAIARAAVRLAPILILDEPTTGLDVQSEQAVLAALEKRYAGRTVLHITHDLSHARRSDTIIYLGRGRVLEQGTHEELVKQRGAYAALWDTATGNNASKANQDSYVVTL, encoded by the coding sequence ATGGCCTCCACACTACATCTGTCGGAAACGATCAGCCTCTATCGAAGGGCTCGAATTCATTTCGGTCCGGCGCTGGGTGCCTTCCGCGGGCTCATTTTCGGATCGGTTCTCGCGGTTCTGCTGGAAGTGCTCTTTCGATTGCTGGAGCCCTGGCCTCTGAAGGTGATTTTCGACTATGTTCTGCCCGAGCGACCGCCGACTCCGGCAGGGATGCTCAGTTTTCTGGGCTCCTTGCCCCCGAGTGACATCCTGTGGGTCGCATGCATCTCGCTGGTGGCGATCTGTGCGGGACGTGCGGTCGCAGCCTATGTGGCCACGGTCGGCTTTGCCATCATCGGCAACCGTCTCTGGGCACGGATGCGTGGTCGCGTCTACCGCAACCTTCAGTATCTCTCGCTGTCGTTCCACGCGCGTTCCCGTGCGGGGGATTTGGTGGTTCGCGTGATCGGCGACATTGGCATTCTTCAGGATGCCACCGTTAATGCCCTGCTCCCCATGATTGGCAAGGTTCTGATCCTGGTGGGTATGGTCGGTTTGATGTTTTGGCTGCACTGGCAATTGGCTCTAGTCTCGATCGCCCTGGTGCCACTCTTTTGGCTGCGCACGGTCCGATTGACCCGTCAGATCCGGACGGTGGCGCAGCAGCAACGCCAGCGCGAGAGCGACATGGCGGCCACGGCCGCCGAATCCTTGGGAGGAATTCGCACCATCCAAACGTTGTCGCTGGGCAACACCTTTGCGGACGAGTTTTCCAGCGCCAACGAGAAGAACCTCAAAACCGCCGTCAAGGGACGTCGATTGGCTGCCGGTTTGGAACGCTCCATCGATCTGCTCGTGGGAGCGGCGACCGCTTTGGTGCTGTGGTATGGCACCCGGCAGGTGATGGCGGGATCCTTGCGCGCGGGCGACCTCCTGTTGTTTCTCGCCTATCTAAAGTACGCCTACCGGCCGATTCAGGACTTCGCCAAGTATAGCGCTCGACTCAGCAAAGCCAGTGCCTCCGCCGCTCGCGTTTTCGATCTGCTGGAAAGCACCCCTGAGGTGCAGGACCGTCCCGACGCCATCCCTGCTCCGCCTTTTCTGGGGCACGTGGAATTTGATCAGGTCTCGTTCCTCTATGAAGATGCCAAGTTCGTGCTAAAGAAGGTTCAACTGGTAATTCCCGCCGGGCGTCATGTGGCATTGGTCGGGCCCTCAGGAAGCGGCAAGTCGACTTTGGCGAGCTTGATTCTTCGGTTGTACGATCCTTGTTCCGGACAAATTCGCATCGATGGAGTGGCTTTGGATCGCTTCACTGTTGAGTCGCTCCGGCAGCAGATCAGCGTCGTTCTGCAGGACAACCTGCTCTTCGCCACTTCCGTGCGCGAGAACATTGCCCTCGGGTGTGCGGGGGTGTCAGACGAAGCGATTGAGGAAGCGGCTAAACTTGCCCGCGCGGATGAGTTTATCCGCGCTCTCCCTGCCGGCTACGACACGGTGATCGGAGAGAGGGGTGTGACCCTTTCCCACGGCCAGCGCCAACGCATTGCCATCGCACGCGCCGCGGTCCGTCTGGCACCGATCCTCATCCTCGATGAACCCACGACTGGCCTCGATGTGCAGAGCGAGCAGGCGGTGCTAGCCGCGCTGGAAAAGCGCTATGCGGGTCGGACCGTGTTGCACATAACCCACGACCTCAGCCATGCGCGTCGTTCCGATACCATCATCTATCTGGGCAGGGGTCGAGTTCTCGAGCAGGGCACCCATGAGGAGTTGGTGAAGCAGCGAGGTGCCTACGCGGCGCTTTGGGATACTGCTACGGGCAACAATGCATCCAAGGCTAATCAAGATTCTTATGTTGTCACTCTCTGA
- a CDS encoding aminoglycoside phosphotransferase family protein produces MLSLSDQSLAPDLGLVLSARGYELEAGDYQVRRPDREALPVRTPAGVSAVAKHYPRGGGEAAFANAVLVWNSSFGRARRPAVVPEPLHYEADLSLAIFARVPGTPMETHPLADSAIEPWERVVDLLAELHRSDALPTTRRSARGVLRSLGRRLDWIKTHSPEHQASFQQVLVAMENRRRKGSGLVPSHGDFSTRNILVHEETLVVIDWDRFQWADPARDLAYVATSSWLASLRRGRQPNHALIKRLVRRYESVNPANTVAATMSFYTAAALLRRAASLLQLWPAERYLATPLINLALAEVA; encoded by the coding sequence ATGTTGTCACTCTCTGACCAGTCGCTTGCGCCGGATCTAGGGTTGGTGCTGTCGGCTCGCGGATACGAGTTGGAGGCCGGCGATTATCAGGTGCGGCGCCCTGACCGGGAGGCGCTCCCCGTCCGAACACCCGCCGGAGTGAGTGCGGTCGCCAAGCACTATCCTCGCGGGGGCGGGGAGGCCGCGTTCGCCAATGCAGTCCTGGTTTGGAACTCGAGCTTCGGTCGAGCCCGCCGGCCCGCGGTGGTGCCGGAGCCGCTGCACTATGAGGCGGATCTTTCCCTGGCGATCTTCGCGCGTGTCCCCGGGACCCCCATGGAAACGCATCCCCTGGCCGACTCGGCCATCGAGCCATGGGAGAGAGTTGTGGATCTGCTCGCCGAACTCCATCGATCCGATGCACTGCCAACGACCCGTCGAAGCGCTCGCGGAGTCCTGCGCTCCTTGGGTCGGCGTCTTGACTGGATCAAGACCCATTCTCCGGAACACCAAGCCTCCTTCCAGCAGGTCCTGGTGGCCATGGAGAATCGGCGGCGCAAAGGCTCCGGGTTGGTGCCCAGCCATGGCGATTTCTCCACCCGCAATATTCTGGTGCACGAGGAGACGTTGGTCGTGATCGATTGGGACCGTTTTCAATGGGCAGATCCTGCTCGCGATCTGGCCTATGTGGCGACCTCGAGTTGGCTCGCCTCACTGCGGCGCGGCCGCCAGCCCAACCACGCTTTGATCAAGCGCCTCGTCCGGCGTTACGAATCGGTAAACCCGGCGAACACGGTCGCCGCCACGATGTCCTTTTACACAGCCGCCGCCTTGCTGAGGAGAGCGGCCAGCCTCTTGCAGCTCTGGCCTGCCGAACGCTATCTGGCAACCCCTCTGATCAACCTAGCCTTGGCGGAAGTCGCATGA
- a CDS encoding glycosyltransferase, translating to MKITVLSHNLSSNASMRAHRLALAARAFAEVQVVGPVEKGGLWPALPEESWIRTVPEGRFPRFYRSFLELIQLCQGSDVLIAVKPQLASYGAALVASEKLDIPVILDVDDLDTGFAPRAEWAAKPSMADLSRPGSAVFVSLLSRAGGAASAVTSASRSLQKRFGGTLIPHGSDTERFNPPMIDRSSVRREFGFSGPTVLFAGTPRWHKGLKPLAKAVGSVAGATLAVLCRPADLAEKSWSKYPIQRLSPIPYHDLPRLLAAADLVAVPQLDTEVTRYQMPMKIYDCMAMGKPIVASAVSDLPEVLEGCGMLVPPGESEALAAAIRNLLENPALSAELGRKARERCLDNFTIGHLSERLRGVVEAVVRRGA from the coding sequence ATGAAGATAACTGTCCTGAGCCATAATCTGTCTTCCAACGCGTCCATGAGAGCGCATCGGCTCGCCTTGGCAGCGCGGGCCTTCGCCGAGGTGCAGGTGGTAGGACCGGTGGAGAAGGGCGGTCTTTGGCCTGCGTTGCCTGAGGAGTCTTGGATCCGCACGGTGCCCGAGGGGCGCTTTCCCCGCTTTTATCGCTCGTTTCTCGAGTTGATTCAACTCTGCCAGGGGTCTGATGTCTTGATCGCAGTTAAGCCCCAGTTGGCGTCCTACGGCGCAGCCTTGGTGGCGTCGGAAAAGCTCGATATCCCGGTGATTCTGGATGTGGATGATCTCGACACCGGGTTCGCTCCTCGGGCCGAGTGGGCAGCGAAGCCGTCCATGGCCGATCTTAGCAGGCCTGGATCCGCAGTCTTTGTCTCACTGCTGAGCCGGGCCGGAGGAGCGGCTTCCGCCGTCACTTCCGCGTCTCGCTCGCTGCAGAAGCGATTCGGTGGAACCTTGATCCCGCACGGTTCAGACACGGAGCGGTTTAATCCACCGATGATCGATCGATCGTCGGTGCGTCGCGAATTTGGCTTCTCTGGACCCACGGTGCTTTTCGCTGGGACGCCCCGTTGGCACAAGGGCTTGAAGCCACTGGCCAAAGCCGTCGGATCGGTTGCAGGCGCAACCCTGGCGGTGCTGTGCCGCCCTGCGGACCTGGCCGAAAAGTCTTGGTCCAAGTATCCCATTCAGCGGCTTTCGCCGATCCCGTACCACGACCTGCCCAGGCTGCTGGCAGCGGCTGATCTCGTAGCCGTGCCTCAGCTGGACACGGAGGTGACCCGCTATCAGATGCCCATGAAGATTTATGACTGCATGGCGATGGGTAAACCCATTGTCGCGAGCGCCGTGTCGGATCTGCCCGAGGTGCTTGAGGGTTGTGGAATGTTGGTGCCGCCCGGTGAGTCGGAGGCGCTGGCGGCCGCCATTCGCAATCTGCTGGAGAATCCAGCGCTCTCCGCGGAACTAGGGCGAAAAGCGCGAGAGAGGTGCCTGGACAATTTCACCATTGGCCATCTCTCGGAGCGCTTGCGGGGAGTGGTTGAGGCAGTGGTCAGGAGGGGCGCGTGA
- a CDS encoding aminoglycoside phosphotransferase family protein, with the protein MSIPLTVLEDPGFLPLREAFHPETMESRLRTLLQERGSGAEGSAPVARQLESIRVFRHKPAKRCLVEYAMTDGGLRVPGAPWHLIGKIRAKGPDQRSYTLLRKLWSSGFDAKSVDGIAIPEPIGLIESSHLLLQRKVIGDSLETFLRVPQALAIAHRVAEAAVKLHRLELRPNRKHTVADECSILRDRFDRLSETRPSLRARLDAIFESCCRLFSAFEERESCCIHRDFYPAQVILSGPLVHLLDFDLCCCGDPALDIGNFLGHITEQSLREHGHAGAYSCFELMLKERYLELTAVELRPRIRAYQTVTVARHLYLCTLKPDRVSILPLLLDWCEERLGLGSSGKPRVQVMPGARNHSAPSVNPTDSVPVTFKSE; encoded by the coding sequence GTGTCCATTCCTCTCACGGTACTGGAAGACCCTGGTTTTCTACCCCTGCGCGAGGCCTTTCACCCGGAAACGATGGAGTCCCGGCTCCGCACGCTTTTGCAGGAGCGTGGTTCGGGAGCCGAGGGTTCCGCACCGGTCGCGCGGCAGTTGGAGTCGATTCGGGTGTTTCGCCACAAGCCGGCGAAACGTTGTCTCGTGGAATACGCGATGACGGATGGCGGCCTCCGCGTTCCAGGAGCCCCCTGGCACTTGATTGGGAAGATCCGAGCGAAGGGCCCTGATCAGCGGAGTTATACGCTACTGCGTAAACTGTGGTCGAGCGGCTTTGATGCAAAGTCGGTGGACGGAATAGCGATCCCCGAGCCCATCGGCCTGATCGAATCCTCCCACCTTCTCCTGCAACGGAAGGTCATCGGCGATTCCTTGGAGACGTTCCTGAGAGTCCCCCAGGCGCTGGCTATCGCGCATCGGGTGGCCGAGGCAGCGGTTAAGCTGCACCGCTTGGAGCTGCGTCCGAACCGTAAGCACACCGTCGCGGACGAGTGCTCCATCCTGCGCGACCGTTTCGATCGACTTTCGGAGACGCGGCCATCGCTGAGGGCGCGCCTGGACGCCATCTTTGAGTCTTGTTGTCGGTTGTTCTCGGCTTTCGAGGAGCGGGAGAGCTGTTGCATCCATCGTGATTTTTATCCAGCCCAGGTTATCCTGAGTGGTCCGCTCGTGCATCTGTTGGATTTCGATCTCTGCTGTTGCGGGGACCCGGCGCTCGATATTGGCAATTTCTTGGGACACATCACCGAGCAGAGTCTGCGCGAGCATGGGCATGCCGGAGCCTACTCGTGCTTTGAGCTGATGCTCAAGGAACGCTACCTGGAGTTAACCGCGGTCGAGTTGCGTCCTCGCATTCGGGCTTATCAGACGGTAACCGTGGCCAGGCATCTCTATCTCTGCACTCTCAAGCCTGACCGCGTCTCTATCCTGCCGTTGCTGCTCGATTGGTGTGAGGAGCGTTTAGGGCTTGGTTCCAGCGGGAAGCCCCGCGTCCAGGTCATGCCCGGCGCTCGGAACCACAGCGCCCCATCGGTCAATCCAACGGATTCCGTCCCAGTCACCTTCAAGTCTGAATGA
- a CDS encoding type II secretion system protein: MSLKWNVVQSGLGAARRQKPCRRVGIRHGAFTLIELLVVIAIIAILSALLLPALSSVKEKARTLSCASNLKQIQLAITLYAHDNDDALVAAELSTSNGAPYREGWCTLLRNAGYISAPQSISYYGISEQNTVLRCPAGRPEVYSVNPTSRSDEEGAKARPFVSESTGQRRYVHTWYGINGALGNSRSYPFLRLPLDDDEDNKRMRPGTMTRWASVPFQLPTVFDGFWILNGKDERVNARHERRPKTNVAFFDGSVLKFNTYDIPNVRDTNAAPIRWRL, encoded by the coding sequence ATGAGCCTGAAGTGGAATGTTGTTCAGTCGGGGCTTGGCGCCGCACGTCGTCAGAAGCCGTGCCGGCGAGTGGGGATCCGGCACGGTGCCTTCACCCTCATTGAGCTCTTGGTGGTGATCGCGATCATCGCCATCCTCTCCGCGTTGCTGCTGCCCGCCCTTTCCTCGGTCAAGGAGAAGGCTCGCACCCTGTCCTGCGCCAGTAATTTGAAGCAGATCCAGCTGGCGATCACGCTGTATGCCCACGACAACGACGATGCGTTGGTCGCGGCTGAACTCAGCACCTCGAACGGGGCACCCTATCGGGAGGGGTGGTGCACGCTGCTGCGCAATGCTGGCTACATTTCCGCCCCGCAATCCATCTCCTACTACGGCATTTCTGAACAAAATACCGTGCTTCGCTGTCCGGCTGGCCGGCCTGAGGTCTATTCCGTGAACCCCACATCGCGCTCCGACGAGGAGGGCGCGAAAGCACGCCCGTTCGTGTCGGAGAGCACCGGGCAGAGGAGGTACGTGCACACCTGGTACGGCATCAACGGAGCACTGGGAAACTCGCGATCCTATCCGTTTTTGCGACTCCCCTTGGACGACGACGAGGACAACAAGCGGATGCGTCCTGGAACCATGACCCGTTGGGCGAGTGTTCCGTTCCAGCTGCCCACGGTGTTCGATGGATTCTGGATCCTCAACGGCAAGGATGAGCGGGTGAACGCGCGTCACGAGCGCCGGCCCAAGACCAACGTGGCATTCTTTGACGGGAGCGTGCTCAAGTTCAACACCTATGACATTCCGAACGTCCGTGACACCAACGCAGCTCCGATCCGATGGAGACTTTAA
- a CDS encoding DUF1501 domain-containing protein, with translation MNESSSSQPGQSGDFCGRTRREFLWEAGAGFTGLAMTGLLSLDSFFGSKAQAAPASKFVNPLAPKQPQLPGKAKSVIFLFMYGGPSQVDTFDYKPELYRLDGKTIQVKTFGRGGKKNEGRVVGPKWAFKQYGQCGKQVSDLFPHLATCVDDISFIHSMMADSPIHGSAMLQMNTGKILSGSPCLGSWVNYGLGSVNENLPGFVVMLDPTGGPISGSKNWSSGYMPATYQATLMRSAGDPILDLNRPAGESEAAQRRVLDTLKDFNQEHQLSRMDNSSLAARIASYEMAFSMQRHAPEAVDLSRETEATKALYGINEKRTEDFGRRCLLARRLVERGVRFIQLYAGGAHNDDNWDAHGDLLKNHTFHAGRTDKPIAGLIQDLKQRGLLDSTLIVWGGEFGRQPTAEYAEGTGRDHNAYGFTMWMAGGGIKGGTTVGETDELGAAAVTDRLHVKNLHSTVLTQMGLDPDRLTYFYGGLDQKLVGVEGADPIRSII, from the coding sequence ATGAATGAATCATCCAGCTCTCAGCCAGGCCAGTCCGGAGATTTTTGCGGCCGAACCCGACGCGAGTTTCTGTGGGAAGCCGGGGCCGGGTTCACGGGCTTGGCGATGACCGGACTACTCTCGCTCGACTCGTTCTTCGGTTCCAAAGCGCAGGCCGCGCCCGCATCCAAATTCGTCAACCCACTGGCTCCCAAGCAGCCTCAGCTCCCCGGCAAGGCCAAAAGCGTCATTTTCCTGTTCATGTACGGAGGTCCCAGTCAGGTAGACACCTTCGACTACAAACCGGAACTTTACCGCCTGGATGGAAAAACGATTCAGGTCAAAACCTTTGGCCGGGGTGGAAAGAAGAATGAGGGCCGCGTCGTAGGTCCCAAATGGGCTTTTAAGCAGTATGGTCAATGCGGAAAGCAGGTCAGCGATCTCTTTCCTCACTTGGCCACCTGCGTCGATGACATCTCGTTCATCCACTCCATGATGGCTGATTCGCCGATCCATGGGTCGGCCATGCTCCAGATGAACACGGGAAAGATCCTTTCCGGAAGTCCCTGCCTGGGTTCCTGGGTGAACTACGGCCTGGGCAGCGTCAACGAGAACCTACCAGGGTTCGTGGTGATGCTGGATCCGACCGGCGGCCCGATCAGCGGATCCAAGAACTGGTCGAGTGGCTACATGCCCGCCACTTACCAGGCTACCCTGATGCGTTCGGCCGGCGATCCGATCCTCGACCTCAACCGTCCCGCAGGAGAATCCGAAGCCGCACAACGTCGGGTTCTGGACACGCTCAAAGATTTCAACCAGGAGCATCAGTTGTCGCGTATGGACAACAGCAGCCTGGCCGCACGTATTGCCAGCTATGAGATGGCGTTCAGCATGCAACGGCACGCGCCGGAGGCGGTCGACCTGAGTCGCGAAACCGAAGCTACCAAAGCGCTCTACGGCATCAACGAGAAGAGAACCGAGGACTTCGGCCGCCGCTGCCTTCTGGCCAGACGACTCGTCGAGCGCGGGGTGCGCTTCATCCAACTCTATGCCGGCGGGGCGCACAACGATGACAATTGGGATGCCCACGGCGACCTGCTCAAGAATCACACGTTCCATGCCGGGCGAACCGACAAGCCCATCGCGGGCCTGATTCAAGACCTCAAACAACGCGGGCTCCTCGACAGCACGCTGATCGTCTGGGGCGGCGAATTCGGTCGTCAACCCACCGCTGAATACGCCGAAGGAACCGGTCGCGACCACAATGCCTACGGCTTTACGATGTGGATGGCCGGCGGCGGGATCAAGGGAGGCACCACCGTGGGAGAGACCGATGAACTGGGGGCAGCGGCAGTGACCGACCGGCTCCATGTCAAAAACCTGCACTCCACCGTGCTCACACAGATGGGCTTGGATCCTGATCGCCTGACCTATTTCTACGGAGGCCTGGATCAAAAACTCGTCGGGGTCGAGGGAGCCGACCCCATTCGATCGATCATCTAG
- a CDS encoding DUF1553 domain-containing protein has product MDSLRPSTGKGPVAMTLLTGLLVSWVASFPLVGSGAETDEVFFERKIRPVLAEHCVSCHGPEKQKGHLRLDTPEGIRAGGEGGAIFEAGDPEKSRMIRAVRYVDDDLKMPPKKRLSDAQVEDLARWVKGGAAMPAGDPSVTTPAPRKEFQIAERDRQHWAFQPVRRPTVPAIEGKPQHPIDALIGASLKSRGLTANPTASRRELIRRATFDLTGLPPTPEEVQAFEKDSAPNAWETLIDRLLASPHYGEKWGRHWLDLVRFAESNSYERDGAKPHAWRYRDYVIRSLNADKPYDRFLKEQLAGDELPEAGADAIIATGFYRLGIWDDEPADRELARYDALDDIVTTTGQTFLGLTVDCARCHHHKIDPISQNDYYRLVSFFQNVNHYRNGGPTDEVPVFNTAADRIAHEQKQRELDSRRNELQREVTALENQFQARHRESQSANRPDLDGLRYRFYRDTWEKLPDFTLIKPEDTGALTNNLVDLSPRTRDTAIGFVFEATLIVPQTGDYTFFLDSDDGARLSLDGKSVLAYDGIHAQGKEQKVTLTLQQGRVPFQLDYFQKADALGLSLAWSGAGFSRRPLSVGATQSGIKPSSAAELATLIKSQGEAVLGREDWSRYQKSKAELEQLKQTKLPIDLALAVTEAGSNPPDTFVLLRGNPNLKGDQVEPGFLQVLGASQPLKAAASPEKKTSGRRTLLADWITSRENPLTARVMVNRVWQHHFGRGIVRSPNNFGLQGDRPTHPELLDWLAAEFIDQGWKLKAMHRLIMTSQAYQRSSAGQPDALAKDPMNNEFWRFDMRRLTAEEIRDSILSVTGVLNPKMYGPGVYVDIPKEVLAGQSVPGSGWGQSPPEEQARRSIYIHVKRSLMTPILESFDVAETDRSAPVRFATVQPTQALGMLNGGFLNRQADVLAARLQRECRNDPTAQVRRAISLATSRVPAQGEIDRSLALMRSLQQEDGASPDVALRYFCLLVLNLNEMVYLD; this is encoded by the coding sequence ATGGATTCTCTGCGTCCCAGCACGGGCAAGGGCCCTGTAGCAATGACCCTGCTGACGGGGCTCTTGGTGAGCTGGGTGGCCAGTTTCCCACTGGTGGGATCGGGGGCAGAAACGGACGAGGTCTTCTTCGAACGGAAGATTCGTCCGGTCCTCGCTGAGCACTGCGTCTCCTGTCACGGCCCGGAAAAACAAAAGGGACATCTCCGACTCGACACTCCGGAAGGAATCCGCGCGGGAGGCGAGGGTGGAGCTATCTTCGAGGCGGGCGATCCGGAAAAGAGTCGGATGATCCGGGCGGTGCGCTACGTGGACGATGACCTCAAGATGCCGCCCAAGAAGCGTCTTAGCGATGCCCAGGTGGAAGACCTGGCGCGCTGGGTCAAAGGCGGGGCAGCAATGCCGGCGGGGGATCCATCAGTCACGACCCCTGCCCCCCGCAAGGAATTCCAAATCGCCGAACGCGACCGACAACACTGGGCCTTCCAACCGGTCCGCCGTCCCACCGTGCCGGCAATCGAGGGTAAGCCTCAACATCCGATCGATGCCCTCATCGGGGCTTCGCTCAAGAGCCGCGGCTTAACCGCCAACCCGACCGCTTCCAGACGCGAACTCATCCGCCGAGCCACGTTTGACTTAACCGGGCTGCCTCCCACTCCCGAGGAGGTCCAAGCCTTCGAGAAGGATTCCGCTCCCAACGCCTGGGAAACGCTCATCGACCGATTACTCGCCTCGCCGCACTATGGAGAAAAATGGGGACGTCACTGGCTCGATCTCGTGCGGTTCGCCGAGAGCAACAGCTATGAACGCGACGGCGCCAAGCCGCATGCGTGGAGATACCGGGACTATGTCATTCGCTCGCTGAACGCCGACAAACCTTATGACCGCTTCCTCAAGGAGCAACTTGCCGGCGACGAGCTTCCCGAAGCGGGCGCTGACGCCATCATCGCCACCGGATTCTATCGCCTCGGCATCTGGGATGACGAACCGGCCGACCGCGAACTGGCGCGCTATGACGCACTCGATGACATCGTCACCACGACCGGACAAACCTTCCTCGGGCTCACCGTGGATTGCGCCCGCTGTCACCATCACAAAATCGATCCCATTTCCCAGAACGACTACTATCGTCTCGTCTCGTTTTTTCAAAACGTGAACCACTATCGCAATGGTGGCCCGACCGATGAGGTCCCCGTGTTCAACACCGCGGCGGATCGAATCGCTCACGAGCAGAAGCAGCGCGAACTCGATTCTCGCCGCAATGAACTGCAGCGCGAAGTGACCGCGCTCGAGAATCAATTCCAAGCTCGGCATCGAGAAAGCCAGTCAGCCAACCGTCCCGATCTGGACGGGCTCCGCTATCGCTTCTATCGCGACACCTGGGAAAAGCTTCCCGACTTCACCCTCATCAAACCGGAAGACACGGGCGCGCTCACCAACAATCTGGTCGACCTAAGCCCTCGGACACGCGACACCGCCATTGGGTTCGTGTTTGAGGCAACGCTCATCGTGCCTCAAACCGGAGACTACACCTTCTTCCTCGACAGCGATGATGGGGCTCGCCTGTCCCTGGATGGAAAATCCGTCCTCGCTTACGACGGAATCCATGCCCAAGGAAAGGAACAGAAGGTCACGCTAACGCTCCAGCAGGGACGCGTGCCATTCCAATTGGACTACTTTCAGAAGGCCGACGCCTTGGGCTTAAGCCTGGCGTGGTCGGGAGCGGGATTCTCACGTCGTCCCCTTAGTGTCGGCGCAACTCAGAGCGGCATCAAGCCATCTTCGGCAGCGGAGCTGGCTACCCTCATCAAATCTCAAGGGGAGGCCGTGCTGGGCAGAGAGGACTGGTCTCGCTATCAAAAATCCAAAGCCGAGCTGGAACAACTCAAACAAACGAAGCTCCCCATCGATCTCGCGCTGGCAGTGACCGAAGCAGGTTCGAATCCTCCGGATACTTTCGTATTGCTGCGTGGCAACCCCAATTTGAAGGGCGACCAGGTGGAACCAGGCTTTCTGCAGGTATTGGGCGCCTCCCAACCCCTCAAAGCCGCCGCCTCGCCGGAAAAGAAAACCTCGGGCCGCCGCACGCTCCTGGCCGACTGGATCACCTCCCGCGAGAACCCGCTCACCGCGCGCGTGATGGTCAACCGGGTCTGGCAGCATCACTTCGGCCGGGGCATCGTTCGCTCCCCCAACAACTTCGGGTTGCAAGGGGATCGCCCCACACATCCGGAGCTCCTGGATTGGCTGGCTGCCGAGTTCATCGACCAAGGATGGAAGCTCAAGGCGATGCACCGGCTTATCATGACTTCCCAGGCCTACCAACGCTCCTCCGCTGGTCAGCCGGACGCCCTGGCCAAAGATCCGATGAACAACGAATTTTGGCGATTTGACATGCGTCGTCTCACCGCCGAGGAAATTCGCGATTCAATCCTTTCGGTCACGGGCGTGCTCAACCCGAAGATGTATGGTCCCGGAGTCTATGTGGACATTCCTAAAGAGGTTCTAGCTGGGCAGTCCGTGCCCGGCAGTGGGTGGGGGCAGTCTCCGCCGGAGGAACAAGCCCGACGGAGCATTTACATTCACGTGAAGCGCTCCCTCATGACGCCGATCCTCGAGAGCTTCGACGTCGCCGAGACGGATCGTTCTGCCCCAGTGCGATTCGCCACAGTTCAACCGACTCAAGCCTTGGGAATGTTGAATGGTGGCTTCTTGAACCGTCAGGCGGATGTCTTGGCGGCACGGCTCCAGCGTGAGTGCCGGAACGATCCGACGGCACAGGTCCGTCGCGCCATCTCCCTCGCCACCTCACGTGTCCCCGCTCAGGGGGAGATCGACCGCAGCCTGGCGCTGATGCGCTCCTTACAGCAAGAGGACGGAGCCTCCCCCGATGTGGCGCTCCGCTATTTTTGTCTCCTCGTGCTGAACTTGAACGAGATGGTCTATTTGGATTAA